A genomic region of Candidatus Eisenbacteria bacterium contains the following coding sequences:
- a CDS encoding sulfurtransferase TusA family protein, whose amino-acid sequence MTEEKEVDLLGQVCPYPVVNLIREVLSMPSGKTARFCVDDPLALKSIPEELEEYDDLHLEVRPKDGHWEIVVTRD is encoded by the coding sequence ATCTTCTCGGGCAGGTTTGTCCTTATCCCGTCGTGAACCTCATTCGAGAGGTTCTGAGCATGCCGAGCGGGAAAACGGCGCGTTTCTGCGTGGACGATCCTCTGGCGCTCAAGTCCATTCCCGAGGAGTTGGAGGAGTACGACGACCTCCACCTGGAGGTTCGCCCGAAGGACGGTCACTGGGAAATCGTGGTGACCCGGGATTGA